A stretch of DNA from Myxocyprinus asiaticus isolate MX2 ecotype Aquarium Trade chromosome 32, UBuf_Myxa_2, whole genome shotgun sequence:
CCTTCTATCCTGTTTATTAAATAGCGGTGATGTTTCTGGTACCTGTTTGAACCCTGCCAGAGCTTTTGGACCTGCACTGATGACTAACTACTGGTCTTATCACTGGGTATACTGGGTCGGTCCAATAGGGGGAGGTCTGGTTGCTGCTGCACTCATAAGGTCAGTTTGCCTTGTTTCCCCAAAAAATGCAATATCAGTTAAACATCTGTCTTAGTCTTGAGATTTAATAGGTGACCCTCAAGGTATGGATTTACCATGTTAGGAAATAATTGTTACATTAATACTTATTGTCTTGTTTTAATAGGCTTCTTCTGGGAGATGAGAAGATACGAATTATATTGAAATGATATGGGAGCCAGTCCATGATGTTATTTTTTGATGAATATTTTCATCTTTAcagcattcatttaaaaaaaaaaaaaaaaaaaaaaaaaaaatatatatatatatatttactctgCTTGTTTTGTATGACATAGCCTAAAGCATACCAAACTGATGCTGCCCATGGCTATCTAACTAACTATGTTGCCTTTTTCCCAGTAGGTGTCAGTAAATTACTTTGTTTACTGTATAGCTTTAGTATGACCTATCCTCCGAATGCCTGTTGATAATGTTTCACAGATAAGAGTATGTCTTATATCAGGCAGGCCCCAGTTTAAACATTACTAGAAGTACTGTAACCTTATTATGCCACATTTGCCACATTTTTATAGGATCAAATTGTTATTGCAAGTTTCCCCGTTGtagaacaataacaaaaaaactgtATCATTTTAAGACTATTTATGaactaaatatataaaaaatcatcATGCAATCACATCATTATTTTTGTAACAACTTTTCTGAACTGTTGTCCTAATAAAGGTTGTCTGTAAACATAAACATATTTTTAGATGCAAACATTTCAAATCTATTAATTAATAAGCCtacatctgtttgtttgattgtttttccattttatactttttttttattattcaagcaCAAATAGGCTATAATCACACTCACAGAAATAATCTGACCTACAATTTTCATCTATGTTTAAAAATGCACTGGGGGAAACAAAAacgttaaaaataataataataaaaaaaaataaaaataaaaaataaaaaacggagaATGCTTGACACCACAGGCTTCCAAACGTTTACCAAATAAGAGTTTTGGACCATGAAGAAAAGTAACATGTTTAGACTGCATTATGAAATAAGATGTTTCGACCATAAGCTGAAATAatatgtttaaattgtaatttcaaATAGCATGATAAAATTacaggctctattttcatgagtgcaaAGCGCAGTGCAATGCGCTATGACCATGCGCaaagtcttatccaattttcgtgagatcgCTAATTCtaggcagggactaaaaactttTTTTCGGTTCGTTCtcagcaaaaacagtattttttcgttccggttcagaagttctgcagcctcctttccaaatggctACTGgtaaataaaagaacggttaataacgttctttttaaaatgacagtactctgtgccaAAGGGTGGGTAAAATACCAACTAAAGcattgccagatcttgcaagagaaacaagcaacctggtcttgaaaaacaagctgaaaataagccacttgcctcaaaataaacaaaacaatttgaATAGAAGGAATAGAAATTAACAAGCACtcagttaattaacagttcagTAAAATTTGaattaaagatctgcttctgTGTCAAAACCCGACAGCATCAGAACTGCATGTATTAATGAATCATAtcaaacaataattcagtgaagacttggaaacaactgagaaatttaccttttacatctaataatgttttccttgtatttgAATTAGCCGTGAACTGTACATGTAGTAATTTTACATAGTTTTTTATTCACAAAATACGACATCCACAACCGAAAATTTTGAAGAAATGTGTAATGCAGCAGTTTACTTCAGGTTAAAAGcacatgttttcatttttgttttaatttaatttgtagtTCCACAAATGTACTGCCATAAACcgtttggcctttagtttcatgaaaaaattatcggaacacaattaaccggttataacccaTTACCAGTATTtacaaataatgttttcactccggaacagtTGAAAATCACTTCGTTCTggttttcggttatgttctgctaaaACTTTCGtttgttttcggttttcgttccttgaaaaGTTTTTAGTCCCTAAaatggccgtgggtgggagtgtttgctaCTGTGggcatgcaaactgtgggtgtattgtatgtaaatgaagtggagcAAAgctcaatttgctattttcctaataATTTGGTAGTTGTGCTAAGAcctttcaataccacctcttaactcagctcAAAGTCCAAATTCAATTCCTGGTATATTTCACcatcaggtggtaataaagttcatgaccaaactcttaaaatatagtggaacattaaattaagtccctgacaatcaaggttgtagcttatgtgtagtttatggTTGTGGACTTatgggaatgcccaattattgtttttgttttgttttattaccgtaattttaacaatagtttacttaaaagtacatgtactctcttgttaaacttAATATAATTTGTACCAtcaattatatggtaaaatcatcctttttacatctaaaaaaacattttaatttttttttttactgtattttactgtaaaattacatataTTGTCTTGTTAAGtattaagtattattattttttattgtaatgttaaggtaactcaaatggattaagtaaacatacATTTAACAAAACAATGTATTTCACTCAGCGAAATTGCGTGGCTTTCATTTAGACAGAAACATGCAGCAAAATCTGTTATGTTGGGTTTACTCAAATGTATTTGTTGAGTTTCGTTATTAGTATAGCATAAACTCAATGACTTGTGTGGTAAATACAGCGTCAAATTAAGTAAAGTTCAAAACAACTTTATaagtaaaatctgtttatttcaaTGAGAAATTTTACTTATTTATGCCCAAAGAAATACtgacaaatgtttacaaataggCAATTGTCAGTATTTTAGAGAGAGGACTGAAATGAACAAAAACGTGCACTTACGTCGTTAAGATATGGAAAAGGCATTGCACCCACAGACGTCACATCAAGATATCAGCTTTGGATGAACGTCAATGACCTATAAGACAGACTTTCTTACGAAGGCTTcgctaaaaaaaaatagatagatagatagatagatagatagatagatagatagatagaatatttaaataaatatgaaatatatatataaaataattgttctgtctatttttaatatttatataatgtataGCTACATTTGTatgcacattatttcaaaattatcAGGTTGATGTACAATTGAATTGCAAAAAGCAGGGGAAACCGGGGTTGGTTGGCACAAATGCAAAGTACAACTTAAAAAGTCATTAAGTATTTGGTGACAGTGAATGTGTTTGCTCTCATTTGCACCTCACTGGTATCTTAACGTATGTTCACCCAGAGATATTTAACAAAGAATGAAGTGTGCCAAGTTACCAACCCCGGTCTCatctaaataaatgaaatgtacaaCTGGAAAGCtcccatttaaaaacatttatataaatatgtattttttttcatttagtcttgtttgttttttattttgttttattttaattatgtctATTGTAGCATAAATGTGTGCGGTTCCTCTACTTTTTTGCGTGTTATTTGAATCCTGGACTGCACCCCATTTTTGGATGCgcgtgcttatatatatatacatatcgaTAGCTTACTTTTCATTTTTATGCACATTATTTCAGAATGaccaattcagtttgatggacaTTGTGATACACTTGAAATgcaatacagtaaataaagaaacCGTATACTTTGAAAGATCACATAgacagatttaaataaaaaaaattattgctttatgtatgtatgtatgtacttatttatttatttttctttctttcttttgtttatattatgGAGTCTTTCAGAGTGTGCAGTTCCTTCGTTTACTATTTTGTGTGTTATTTTTGTATTCTGCACTCACTTTCATAAATATTTGGATGTGCGTGTACATGATTTCAAAATTATTAATTCAGTTGACAGACATTTGTTATACAAtcatgatgaaaaaaaaagtaaataaacgaACCACACACTTTGAAAGCTCCCATAGAcaggattaaaaataaataaataaatgttattcttTTATTAAAAATCCTGTCTGTGGGAGCTTTCAGGGTGTGGTtcgtttatttacttttttatgttatttctggATCCTGCACACAATTTTATAcatgtgcgtttttttttttttttttttttttttttttttcgtaaatcttaaaaatacatAGAAATATGTTTTTGAGTGCAGCTGTGGCTCGCTCTAAAATGCACAGGCAGTGGATGcatcttgtattattttaattcagGATTAATAGCTATTTTGTATGAATACAATTTACATGATATTAAATGTATTTGCAACATCCTTCGGTTCCTTCCCAAAATAATATTTGATCGTTATATTTAGCCACACAGGGCGAAGATATTTTGTCATGTTATGGAAAAAGAATAGTTTGTGTCATAGTTTCAGCATTGTATTAGTCTGACGTAACAAATTTTAGGGAGCAATTTGAAATATCTATTTATTGAAGCAGATGTACCAtgtcattacatttttataatttagtcTAATTTGAACTATTTCAGATTTCACATGATTAGATATTGtgtcattatttcattttttttttttaattgtaagaaggaagaaaaaatgcacatttatgaGTATCTTCAGTTTCTTTTATTAGGACATGTTGTTGACCAAGTTGACAAAACAACATTAAGACTGTTTAACGACGTCAAACTAATTAACGGTATTTGTCAGACAAAGCCAGTGCCACTCTTACGAGGAACTTGTCCATGGCCAGGTGTACCTCAGGTGTGAAGTCATCAGGGAAGAGCATGGACAACACCACGACGATGTTGTGGGCCAGGATCTGTTATATAAAGTTAAAAGAGGATTCGAATTCATATTTCACCATTTTGAGCAGGACGAATAGATTTTGTGAATCCATTTAAGGCTGTACTAAATTATTCAGAGTTTACCCTGAAGTTGGCAGGATCGACTCTCAGTTGAAAGGCATGAAGCTCGCTGAGAGTGAGCATGCCGCCGAAAAGATCCTCGATATTTTCTACAGCCTGGCCGAGTCCTCCCATGATCTTCATGCCATGGGTCCTTACTGGAGCAGAGCCGGGTGCCAGGTCGCTCCAGTGAGAGAAGTAAGTCTTGGTCTGAGGGTAGACCAAGAGCATTCTGCGAAATGATGGGGCATTTTAGAGGCCAGTTTAGCTCAAAGCCTTAGATAGTCAACTAAAGTAGGATATGCGCTGCCATATATAGAAGAAGTCTGACTAATTTGACTTACCTGGACAGCGCCTCATTCCCAATTATATCAGCCTTTGGGGCGATCTTTGCCCAAAAGCCCTTCACAGTGACTTTGTCTTTAGCAGAGAGACTCATTTTGAATCGAAGTCCGGAAAGAATAGATGTGGCGGTCAAATGACTTACATCCACCTAAAAGTTGGTCCTCTTTTTAAGCGTTTATAGTTGAGCGGGCACACCCAAGATAATGGCCTTAAAATTGAATATCTGCCAGTAAACATTGAAAATTGACATGATGCTCACTGTTTTTACCCTTATCTTTGGGGTTGAACGTGATAAAACATGCGTACTTCAACTCGAGTGGACGCAAGGAAGTCAAATGAAGTCAGATCATAATCATCTCATGACCCCAATGCAACTAACTCAAAACCTGATTTCATTGAATTTCTTAACTTCTCCAAGACTTAGAGTCTTGCTTAATTTATAAATTGACTTAATTGGTTTAGGCTTTAATACGTTAGATGAATAGTTCCTTTATTATAGGTCTACCCATGAAAGCCTCCTAGccttgattcttttttttttaaatattattgtcaCCTTTCACCGTAACAAAATTGTATTTGTTATTTTACCAACATGAaacatgtacactcactgagcactttattagaaacacctttcacttacatattcatgcaattatctaatcagccaatggtgtgatagcagtgcagttcataaaatcatgcagatacagatcaggagcttcagttaatgttcacttcaaccatcagaatgagggaaatatgtgatctcagttatttcgactgtggcatgattgttggtgccagacgagctggtttgagtatttctgtaactgctgatctcctgggattttcacacagtctctatagagtttactcagaatggtgttgtgctgacagaaaggctacggtaattgagattaccactctgtacaattgcagtgagcagaatagcatctctgattgcaaaacatgtcaaaccttgaggcggatgggctacaacagcagaagaccagtctggcactttattaggaccatagtgtacaTTGTTCTAACACGAATcctattgtttaaaaacagttgtGAAAATAAGGGACTGAGGGCACAGTGATAATTTTTAAGTATTCTGATTTTCTTCTTGCAGAATTGATTTTTAAATCATATATTTCATTTATTGGCTCTGGAATAAAGTATTTCCCTGCATGTTGGAACAGATAAAAAGCCCACGCCCTTTTAATTTAGGACtgaagcttttttttaattattattattggccaATGCAGTTTAATAATTTGAGCGCTACGTACGTAGGAAAGACTGTGAGTGGAGATAAGGCAGAGACGTTTTACATTTGCGTATGTGCAAGAGATAACCAACAGCTGAGAGCACGCCAATAATTGATATCACCTAATGTGCGTTGAAGCACATTTCGAAAGCTACTTGACAAAACGAAATGCATTTGTTACGGTTAAATTACGATGTGCTCTAAAATTGGATATGCTTTATTGTTTTATCTATGAAACCACTGCCattttcacattatgtaattaaaCAATTACAAGGTTTAACCCGAAAATCAATGGAGTAGCCCAtacctaggttttttttttttttttttttttactgtaaaaagacACATACATTTTACACACGCGTTTGTACATTTTGCATTTTCCTGAAAAGATAGCAATGCTAGGTTGTTCTTGTATAGGCTACTCCTCCAACAATACTATGTCAAACGTCAAGAATCACTACATCCTCTTGTGTCCTGCCCATGAGAACTTTTAACCAATCAGGTGAAACCTCTTGATTTGGCTACGATGGCATAAATAGTGTCAACTCGAGCTGAAAGGTATATGATTCTTCCTATAACGAAGAAAATCAACAACTGACAACATGGTTGTGTGGACCGACCAAGAGCGTGCCTTCATCAAGGAGATTTTCAGCAAGCTTAATTATGAGGATGCTGGCCTCAAAGCCTTGGGCAGGTAATAGACTAGCCAAAGTCCTTTGGTCAGTTAATGATGTCCAAAGTAATGTGCTTACTTTGTTAGCTATTCAGTGTTGTCTCTTtagagaacacaaaacttgatTAAAAGAGGACCGTTTTTCTTGTATATTTCAGGGTCTTGATTGTGTATCCCTGGACTCAGCGGTACTTCGGAGGTTTTGGAAACCTGTACAATGCAGAGGCAATCATGTCTAATCAAATGGTCGCAGCCCACGGCACTGTTGTTCTCCACGGGCTTGACAAAGCTATGAAGAACTTGGATGATATCAAGAAGACCTACGCAGAGCTGAGTCTGCTGCACTCCGAGAAACTGCACGTGGATCCTGACAACTTCAGGGTACAGGTAGAGCAGCAAATAGTCTAAAATCATTAGTTTAATGCATATAGATACAGACACTATTTAAGACTGCATCTTATACAAATGACTTATCTGTTGCGCTGACACTAATTCCGACCGCAATCTGCATTTTCTTTTTCAGCTGCTGGCTGATTGCCTGACCATCGTGATTGCATCGACTATGGGCAAAGCCTTCACACCTGATATGCAGGCTGCCTGGCAGAAATTCCTCGCTGTTGTCGTCTCTGCTCTGTGCAGACAGTACCATTAAGACATCTAACATATGGAAAAACATTCAAATAAGTGTGTTTTTTGTCTCTATGAATAAAGAGGAATTGGTGCCAC
This window harbors:
- the hbae5 gene encoding hemoglobin, alpha embryonic 5, yielding MSLSAKDKVTVKGFWAKIAPKADIIGNEALSRMLLVYPQTKTYFSHWSDLAPGSAPVRTHGMKIMGGLGQAVENIEDLFGGMLTLSELHAFQLRVDPANFRILAHNIVVVLSMLFPDDFTPEVHLAMDKFLVRVALALSDKYR
- the LOC127423385 gene encoding hemoglobin subunit beta-like — protein: MVVWTDQERAFIKEIFSKLNYEDAGLKALGRVLIVYPWTQRYFGGFGNLYNAEAIMSNQMVAAHGTVVLHGLDKAMKNLDDIKKTYAELSLLHSEKLHVDPDNFRLLADCLTIVIASTMGKAFTPDMQAAWQKFLAVVVSALCRQYH